One part of the Candidatus Krumholzibacteriia bacterium genome encodes these proteins:
- a CDS encoding sigma-54 dependent transcriptional regulator yields the protein MNDAPHRFDPPIVGESLAAERLRDLVLTLAGSDVTVLITGDSGTGKEVLARNLHRFSRRSRQPFVSVNCAALAPGILESELFGHDRGAFTGAVRSHAGLFEQANGGTIFLDEIGEIPPYIQAKLLRVLQEGEVRRMGEGAVRRVDARLITATNADLARMVADGTFRKDLFYRINVVEARVPSLRERRADVVDLAAHFFRVRGLEPPAVPEETARVLIAYPWPGNIRELENEVERIVALHAAPDLLTPDMLSARIAEEAAAVTLDVDVLCEAPLARAVSHLEANLLKRTLEETNWNKSKSARRLGLSRQGLIKKIKRYGIAREGPENSA from the coding sequence GTGAACGACGCCCCACATCGTTTCGACCCGCCCATCGTCGGCGAATCGCTCGCCGCCGAACGCCTGCGCGACCTGGTGCTGACACTGGCCGGATCCGACGTGACCGTACTCATCACCGGCGACAGCGGCACCGGCAAGGAGGTGCTCGCGCGCAACCTGCACCGCTTCAGCCGCCGCTCGCGGCAGCCCTTCGTTTCGGTCAACTGCGCGGCGCTGGCGCCGGGCATCCTGGAGAGCGAGTTGTTCGGCCACGACCGCGGTGCCTTTACCGGCGCGGTGCGATCCCACGCCGGGCTCTTCGAGCAGGCCAACGGCGGCACCATCTTCCTCGACGAGATCGGCGAGATTCCACCGTATATTCAGGCGAAGCTGCTGCGGGTGTTGCAGGAGGGGGAGGTGCGCCGCATGGGCGAGGGCGCGGTGCGCCGTGTCGACGCGCGCCTCATCACCGCCACCAACGCCGATCTCGCGCGCATGGTGGCGGACGGTACCTTCCGCAAGGATCTCTTCTACCGCATCAACGTGGTGGAGGCGCGCGTGCCATCGTTGCGCGAACGGCGCGCCGACGTGGTGGACCTGGCGGCGCACTTCTTCCGCGTTCGCGGCCTGGAGCCCCCCGCGGTTCCGGAGGAAACAGCGCGTGTGCTCATCGCCTACCCATGGCCCGGCAACATCCGCGAACTCGAGAACGAGGTGGAACGGATCGTCGCGCTGCACGCAGCGCCCGATCTGCTCACCCCGGACATGCTGTCGGCGCGCATCGCCGAGGAGGCGGCTGCGGTGACGCTGGATGTCGACGTGCTGTGCGAGGCGCCGCTGGCGCGCGCGGTGAGCCACCTGGAGGCGAACCTGCTCAAGCGCACGCTCGAGGAAACCAACTGGAACAAGTCCAAATCCGCCCGCCGCCTGGGACTCTCGCGCCAGGGGTTGATCAAGAAGATCAAGCGCTACGGTATCGCGCGGGAGGGCCCGGAGAACTCAGCGTGA
- a CDS encoding sigma-54 dependent transcriptional regulator → MKTKHDAFDLLIIDSNDWDAEHVRASLRGLSRPVRFVGASDLDRPDAHVDIVILGFSDDVSLNTSRSTLEKARRVSPGAQIILCVPPDLPNLDQKVLQIRARAFVFKPIDDEPFHELIEQILSQMHLRRERQEHARSTRRSTKVDEIVGESEPIRHVLELIDRVAESTTTSVLLQGESGVGKSLFAHTIHERSRTSEGPFIEINCAAIPATLIESELFGYEPGAFTDARGQKTGLIELADGGSLFLDEITEIPLVTQVKLLKFLDSKRFRRLGGEREIEVETRVIAASNRDIHGEVARGAFREDLYYRLNVVEIVVPPLRKRPGDIAAITRHYLGAFKKKFGRPNLDISPAAAALIREYPWPGNVRELVNVLERAVLLCKSDTVEPEHLPIERPAAAPQPVGVRRNSGRIEIDLPPGAITLDQLERAFIEATLKRTRGNVSRAAELMGISRGALRNKLTRYRIDPRAFSRPAYALADQD, encoded by the coding sequence ATGAAGACCAAGCACGACGCATTCGACCTTCTCATAATCGATTCCAACGACTGGGATGCGGAGCACGTCCGCGCCAGCCTGCGGGGGCTTTCCCGGCCGGTCCGCTTCGTCGGCGCCAGCGACCTAGACCGCCCCGACGCGCACGTGGACATCGTGATCCTCGGTTTCAGCGACGACGTCTCGCTCAATACCTCGCGGTCCACCCTGGAGAAGGCACGCCGCGTGTCGCCGGGCGCGCAGATCATCCTGTGCGTCCCGCCCGACCTGCCCAACCTGGACCAGAAGGTGCTGCAGATTCGCGCGCGCGCGTTCGTGTTCAAGCCCATCGACGACGAACCCTTCCACGAGTTGATCGAGCAGATCCTCTCGCAGATGCACCTGCGCCGCGAGCGCCAGGAACATGCGCGCAGCACGCGCCGCTCCACCAAAGTCGACGAAATTGTCGGTGAGAGCGAGCCCATCCGCCACGTGCTCGAACTGATCGACCGCGTCGCCGAGAGCACCACCACCTCGGTGCTGCTGCAGGGCGAGTCCGGCGTTGGCAAGAGCCTGTTCGCGCACACCATCCACGAGCGTTCGCGCACCTCGGAAGGGCCCTTCATCGAAATCAACTGCGCGGCCATTCCCGCCACGCTGATCGAGAGCGAACTGTTCGGTTACGAACCGGGCGCCTTCACGGATGCGCGCGGACAGAAGACCGGCCTCATCGAGCTCGCCGACGGCGGCTCCCTGTTTCTCGACGAAATCACCGAGATTCCACTGGTCACGCAGGTCAAGCTGCTGAAGTTCCTGGACTCGAAACGCTTCCGCCGCCTGGGCGGGGAACGCGAAATCGAAGTCGAGACGCGCGTCATCGCGGCCAGCAATCGCGACATCCACGGCGAGGTGGCGCGGGGCGCGTTCCGCGAGGACCTCTACTACCGGCTCAACGTGGTCGAGATCGTGGTGCCGCCGCTGCGCAAGCGCCCCGGCGACATTGCGGCCATCACCCGTCACTATCTGGGCGCCTTCAAGAAGAAGTTCGGACGGCCCAACCTGGACATCTCGCCAGCGGCGGCGGCGCTGATCCGCGAGTACCCCTGGCCCGGAAACGTGCGCGAACTGGTGAACGTGCTGGAACGCGCCGTACTCTTGTGCAAGTCCGACACCGTCGAGCCCGAGCACCTGCCCATCGAACGGCCCGCCGCGGCCCCGCAGCCCGTGGGGGTACGGCGCAACAGCGGGCGCATCGAGATCGACCTGCCCCCCGGTGCCATCACGCTGGATCAACTGGAAAGGGCGTTCATCGAGGCAACCCTCAAGCGCACGCGCGGCAACGTGTCGCGGGCGGCCGAGCTGATGGGAATCAGCCGCGGCGCGCTACGCAACAAGCTCACCCGCTACCGCATCGACCCCCGCGCCTTCAGCCGCCCCGCCTACGCGCTCGCCGACCAGGATTGA
- the lnt gene encoding apolipoprotein N-acyltransferase yields the protein MKWLPGRVLPPLPLIVPAILSGLLITLCFPMTSLGPVSFLALAPVFVAVLRVRPTRRQSFRTGFLTGFVCFATMMWWILMLSPAADATIPLLSKIIPRQFMMPLLLTPALALLSLYLACYSGLFFLACSALTRWRRPAFVVAAPALWALVELVRSRGELAFPWGVMGYTLSDHPQLLQSAELWGVYGLSFIIVLVNALIAVLVTAPGPRAKAAAGVLACAVAAGMFLYGDAAMRRVDALPGATMRVGIAQPNIDLEIKWKPEFKDSSFNRIDEQAVQARDMGAELVIFPETCAPVYIENAPGYKSRLVGLSRWLGIPVYVGFLDHRYDGPGEDLNIYNSSGVFAPDGEILKYDKRHLLPFGEALPLAQRFRSLRKVDFGQANFQPGPRRAPLVANGARFTPLICFESVFPYLCRQGVEDGSQLLVNVTNDGWFGDTPGPFQHAQMSIARAVEFRRYLVRSANSGVSMVVAPTGEVTQLLPLNQGGVLLAEVKLLGGRTVYERVGDTPLVVASLLLLAVAWALARRGVRTPS from the coding sequence ATGAAATGGCTCCCGGGCAGAGTCCTGCCCCCGCTTCCCCTCATCGTTCCCGCGATTCTCTCCGGCCTGCTGATCACGCTGTGCTTCCCCATGACCTCGCTGGGGCCGGTGTCGTTCCTGGCGCTGGCACCCGTGTTCGTGGCCGTGCTCCGCGTGCGCCCCACGCGCCGGCAATCGTTCCGCACCGGCTTTCTGACCGGGTTCGTGTGCTTCGCCACCATGATGTGGTGGATCCTGATGTTGAGTCCCGCCGCCGATGCCACCATCCCGCTGCTCTCGAAGATCATCCCGCGCCAGTTCATGATGCCGCTCCTGCTCACGCCGGCGCTGGCTCTGCTCTCACTCTACCTGGCGTGCTACTCGGGGCTGTTCTTCCTGGCGTGTTCCGCGCTCACGCGCTGGCGCCGGCCGGCCTTCGTGGTTGCCGCCCCCGCGCTGTGGGCGCTGGTGGAGCTGGTTCGTTCGCGCGGGGAACTGGCCTTTCCCTGGGGCGTCATGGGGTACACCCTCTCGGATCACCCGCAGCTGCTGCAGTCCGCTGAGTTGTGGGGCGTGTACGGACTCTCGTTCATAATCGTTCTGGTCAATGCGCTGATCGCGGTGCTGGTGACGGCGCCCGGCCCGCGCGCCAAGGCGGCCGCCGGCGTCCTGGCATGCGCCGTCGCGGCGGGGATGTTCCTGTACGGCGACGCGGCCATGCGGCGGGTGGATGCGCTGCCGGGTGCGACGATGCGGGTGGGAATCGCGCAGCCCAACATCGACCTGGAGATCAAGTGGAAGCCCGAGTTCAAGGACTCGTCGTTCAATCGAATTGACGAGCAGGCCGTCCAGGCGCGGGACATGGGCGCGGAGCTCGTCATCTTTCCGGAGACGTGCGCGCCGGTGTACATAGAGAACGCGCCCGGTTACAAGAGCCGCCTGGTGGGCCTGTCGCGGTGGCTGGGCATTCCCGTCTACGTCGGTTTCCTCGACCATCGCTACGACGGCCCGGGTGAGGACCTGAACATCTACAACTCATCCGGCGTGTTCGCGCCGGACGGCGAGATCCTCAAGTATGACAAGCGCCACCTGCTTCCGTTCGGCGAAGCGCTGCCGCTGGCGCAGCGCTTTCGTTCGCTGCGCAAGGTGGACTTCGGCCAGGCCAACTTCCAGCCCGGTCCGCGCCGCGCACCGCTGGTGGCAAACGGTGCCCGCTTCACGCCCCTGATCTGTTTCGAGTCGGTGTTCCCGTACCTGTGCCGGCAGGGGGTGGAGGATGGGTCGCAGCTGCTGGTCAACGTTACCAACGACGGCTGGTTCGGCGACACACCGGGGCCCTTCCAGCACGCGCAGATGAGCATCGCGCGCGCGGTGGAGTTCCGCCGCTACCTGGTGCGCAGCGCCAACAGCGGCGTGTCGATGGTGGTGGCTCCCACCGGCGAGGTGACGCAGTTGCTGCCGCTCAACCAGGGCGGTGTCCTGCTGGCCGAGGTGAAATTGCTGGGCGGCCGCACCGTGTATGAGCGCGTGGGAGACACGCCCCTGGTGGTCGCGAGCCTGCTTCTGCTTGCCGTGGCGTGGGCTCTGGCCCGGCGCGGCGTCCGTACCCCATCCTGA
- a CDS encoding GNAT family N-acetyltransferase: MSNSQPIAVRAARMDDAERIAEYNRLLALESEDKVLDLNTLSAGVRRGLSHPELCRYFIATAGGTPVGTTMVTFELTDWRDGVLWWLQSVYVEPAFRRHGVFRAIYAFIEAEARRQGEVRGLRLYVHRTNQRAMRTYENVGMRKADYDLYEHDWSGAVRHADGR; the protein is encoded by the coding sequence ATGAGCAACTCCCAACCCATCGCCGTGCGCGCCGCGCGCATGGACGACGCAGAACGAATCGCGGAGTACAACCGTCTGCTGGCGCTTGAATCGGAAGACAAGGTGCTGGACCTGAACACGCTCAGCGCCGGTGTGCGGCGCGGCCTGTCCCACCCCGAACTGTGCCGCTACTTCATCGCCACCGCGGGCGGCACGCCGGTGGGCACCACCATGGTGACCTTCGAACTCACCGACTGGCGCGACGGCGTGCTGTGGTGGCTGCAGAGTGTCTACGTGGAACCGGCGTTTCGCCGCCACGGCGTGTTCCGCGCCATCTACGCCTTCATCGAAGCGGAGGCGCGCCGCCAGGGCGAGGTGCGCGGCCTGCGCCTCTACGTGCACCGCACCAACCAGCGCGCCATGCGCACCTACGAGAACGTGGGCATGCGCAAGGCGGACTATGACCTCTACGAGCACGACTGGTCCGGCGCCGTCCGCCACGCCGATGGCCGCTAG
- a CDS encoding SGNH/GDSL hydrolase family protein has translation MAARRGAVRLLLLLAGFTLLAGAALHNPWTVRLAVRAASALVHRTVAVPDSALIHRAQLAYLVAGVVVLLAAYLIGRLPPLDRFFRRPLVEKIMLALVVLLLPLVWLEVGLRPFVPPQEKTTTLFLRDDALGWKLRPNAVDQWGGVEVHVNARGFRGPVVPYERAGNARRILYLGDSVTFGYRVARWEDTWPFVLADSLRARDSIPVETVNLAVEGYSQWQELLLLAGEGEKYAPDLVVVGFVLNDVTEMFHLARFGGSDESFQLRQSYSSPLQKLLAKSALVYELQNVIREVKARRALGEDLRLGAIRQEQLEVESLMRSPEAPAVRTAWDIALADLQRIAGWCEARDVPVLVVVFPFTVQLEDPEGLGAPQKVIDGYTRARGIPALDLLPLLVDYSRDTGAAPTDIFLDHDHLSETGHRVVAGLVAKPVAELLANP, from the coding sequence ATGGCCGCTAGGCGCGGCGCGGTTCGCCTGCTGCTCCTCCTCGCGGGGTTCACCCTGCTGGCGGGCGCGGCCCTGCACAACCCGTGGACGGTACGGCTCGCGGTGCGCGCCGCCAGTGCGCTGGTGCACCGAACGGTCGCCGTTCCCGACAGCGCGCTCATCCATCGCGCACAACTCGCCTACCTCGTCGCGGGCGTCGTCGTCCTGCTGGCCGCGTATCTCATCGGCCGCCTTCCCCCGCTCGACCGCTTCTTCCGCCGCCCGCTGGTGGAGAAGATCATGCTGGCACTGGTGGTGCTGCTGCTCCCCCTGGTGTGGCTCGAGGTCGGGCTGCGCCCCTTCGTCCCGCCGCAGGAGAAAACCACCACGCTGTTCCTGCGCGACGACGCGCTGGGCTGGAAACTGCGGCCGAACGCGGTGGACCAGTGGGGCGGCGTGGAGGTGCATGTGAACGCGCGCGGCTTTCGCGGGCCGGTGGTTCCCTACGAGCGCGCCGGAAACGCGCGCCGCATTCTGTACCTCGGAGATTCGGTGACCTTCGGCTACCGCGTCGCGCGCTGGGAGGACACGTGGCCCTTTGTCCTCGCGGATTCCCTCCGCGCGCGCGATTCGATTCCGGTGGAGACGGTCAACCTGGCGGTGGAGGGATACTCGCAGTGGCAGGAACTCCTGCTGCTCGCCGGCGAGGGCGAAAAGTACGCGCCCGACCTGGTGGTGGTGGGGTTCGTCCTCAACGACGTGACCGAGATGTTTCACCTGGCGCGTTTTGGCGGTTCCGACGAGAGCTTCCAGCTGCGGCAGTCCTACTCCTCGCCCTTGCAGAAGCTGCTGGCAAAGAGCGCGCTGGTCTATGAACTGCAGAACGTGATCCGCGAGGTCAAGGCGCGGCGCGCGCTGGGCGAGGACCTGCGCCTGGGTGCGATCCGGCAGGAACAGCTGGAGGTGGAGTCGCTGATGCGTTCGCCGGAGGCGCCCGCCGTGCGCACCGCGTGGGACATCGCGCTGGCCGACCTGCAGCGCATCGCCGGCTGGTGCGAGGCGCGCGACGTCCCGGTGCTGGTGGTGGTGTTTCCTTTTACGGTGCAACTGGAGGACCCGGAAGGACTGGGCGCGCCGCAGAAGGTGATCGACGGATACACGCGCGCGCGCGGGATTCCCGCCCTCGACCTGCTCCCGCTGCTGGTGGACTACTCGCGCGACACCGGCGCCGCGCCGACGGACATCTTCCTCGACCACGACCACCTCTCCGAGACCGGCCACCGCGTGGTGGCAGGCCTGGTCGCGAAGCCAGTTGCGGAACTGCTCGCGAACCCCTGA
- a CDS encoding aspartate 1-decarboxylase, with amino-acid sequence MDVFLLKSKIHQATVTGVDMNYEGSIVIDAALMEEVGFHRWEKVLVANMNTGDRFETYVIPAPARSGRIELNGATARLGQTGDRVIVFSFARVSESEARTHVPRIVLLDEENRVIRRSFVA; translated from the coding sequence ATGGACGTTTTTCTCCTTAAATCGAAGATCCACCAGGCAACCGTCACCGGTGTCGACATGAACTATGAGGGCAGCATCGTCATCGACGCCGCCCTCATGGAAGAAGTCGGCTTTCACCGCTGGGAGAAGGTGCTGGTGGCCAATATGAACACCGGGGACCGGTTTGAGACGTATGTCATCCCGGCGCCGGCCCGTTCGGGGCGCATCGAACTCAACGGCGCCACCGCCCGGCTGGGCCAGACGGGGGACCGCGTGATCGTGTTCTCCTTTGCGCGCGTCTCCGAGTCGGAGGCCCGCACGCACGTACCCCGGATCGTCCTGCTCGACGAGGAAAACCGCGTCATCCGGCGCTCCTTCGTCGCGTAG
- a CDS encoding Gfo/Idh/MocA family oxidoreductase, producing the protein MTRWWPVRYHAGMADKTRIAVVGAGHVAQVAHIPAYRANPDVELVAVVDYDPVKARRIKEQFGFKEWFDDISDMLKKCEVDAVDICTPNYLHAPMAIAALRSGRDVLCEKPLARNAKEAEQMVLAAEKHDRILMAALNNRFREDAEMLQKFVSGKELGDVNIVKAGWLRRATDWKDRAWFTERGKAGGGALLDMGTPLLDLAMWISGLKKATGVSCSVFGQKGKDTVEDSACAMVRFAGGACLMLEVNWNLRDPRDVVYMQIYGSKGAGILTPLQVHKSIQGVLVNVTPALGKQKNYFKDSYQAEIDHFIQCVRKQKTPMASGRDALHTMRIADAMYESARTGREVELGG; encoded by the coding sequence GTGACACGGTGGTGGCCGGTGCGCTACCATGCCGGCATGGCTGACAAGACGCGTATTGCGGTGGTGGGTGCCGGTCACGTGGCCCAGGTGGCCCACATTCCGGCGTACCGTGCCAACCCCGACGTCGAGCTGGTGGCGGTGGTCGACTACGACCCCGTGAAGGCCCGTCGCATCAAGGAGCAGTTCGGCTTCAAGGAGTGGTTCGACGACATCTCCGACATGCTCAAGAAGTGCGAGGTGGATGCGGTCGACATCTGCACCCCAAACTACCTGCACGCGCCCATGGCCATCGCGGCGCTGCGCAGCGGTCGCGATGTGCTGTGCGAGAAACCGCTGGCGCGCAACGCCAAGGAAGCCGAGCAGATGGTGCTGGCCGCCGAGAAGCACGATCGCATCCTCATGGCCGCCTTGAACAACCGCTTCCGCGAAGACGCCGAGATGCTGCAGAAGTTCGTGAGCGGCAAGGAACTCGGAGACGTAAACATCGTCAAGGCGGGCTGGCTGCGGCGCGCCACGGACTGGAAGGACCGCGCCTGGTTCACCGAGAGGGGCAAGGCGGGTGGCGGCGCGTTGCTCGACATGGGCACCCCGCTCCTCGATCTGGCCATGTGGATCAGCGGACTCAAGAAGGCCACCGGTGTTTCCTGCAGCGTGTTCGGACAGAAGGGCAAGGACACGGTGGAAGACTCCGCCTGCGCCATGGTGCGCTTTGCGGGCGGTGCGTGTCTCATGCTGGAGGTGAACTGGAACCTGCGCGACCCGCGCGACGTGGTCTACATGCAGATCTACGGCAGCAAGGGTGCGGGCATTCTTACCCCATTGCAGGTGCACAAGTCCATCCAGGGCGTGCTGGTCAACGTGACCCCCGCGCTCGGCAAACAGAAGAACTACTTCAAGGACAGCTACCAGGCGGAGATCGACCACTTCATCCAGTGCGTGCGCAAACAGAAGACGCCCATGGCGTCGGGGCGGGATGCGTTGCACACCATGCGCATCGCCGACGCCATGTACGAGTCGGCGCGCACCGGCAGAGAGGTCGAGCTCGGCGGATGA